Part of the Lotus japonicus ecotype B-129 chromosome 6, LjGifu_v1.2 genome, TTAGGGCATGCATTGTATGTAATCTTTCCTAAAATAAGCAAGCAACCATCTAATTTCTCTGAATGGAAGGAAAAGTAATCCATAGATTTGTACCTTTTTTTGCTCATAAGTAATTATAATAACATACTCTGACCTTAGCTTGTTCATTACTGCAGTGAGATCAATAAGGCATTCTGTGGTTTTCTGTACGGATCTAAACATCAACTGTATCAGAAAATATTGCAAGAGAAAGGATGCCCATCTACACTGGTTGGTTTTTGTCATGTCTTTCTATAAACAGTGAAACTGGATATTAGGTTGAGCTACAGCGTTTCAATAtgaacctctctctctctctctctctctcaattaGCATTACTTAATTGTCTAACTATTTCTGCCATCTGCATTTATCTTTGCTCATTTATCTCTTTTGAACATCCTTTGCTACTTGTCAGTTTGACGCTGCCACCTCAACACCTATGGAAACAAGTGAAGGAAAATGTTCAAATCACGAAATCAGAGATTCTCAAAATGATTATCACAGGATGGAACAGTGCAACAATATTGGGGTTGCAACTGGAAACTGGGGATGTGGTGCTTTTGGAGGAGATCCTGAAGTGAAGACAATAATTCAGTGGCTTGCAGCTTCTCAGGTACATGAATACATGAATATAGGGCAGTTGTCATTGTAAAGATATCTGAATGAGTTACAAGTGTTTATGTTTACCATACATACATGAATATGTGGCAGTCATCATTGTGTAGTTATCTGAATAAATTAGTTAGAAGTGTTTATGTTTACCCATCAATGCGTGCATGGTTAATTGAAGACCTTAAATTTTGTCTTGGTTCATTCCCTACAGGCTCTTAGACCTTTCATAGCATACTACACATTCCGCTTGGAGGCATTGCATAACATCGACAAGGTAACTTGAAAATCTCattattaattttcttatttttcatttaacatTGAGCATTACTGTACTATCCAAtctgatattttttttattttctacttACTTTGGTTTACTACTGAATATCACCATTATCTGCATTACCTCCTTCCTAACTCATTTCACTAATTAGTGGTAATAACATCTGTGAATCAATTATCTTCATTTAGCCAAATACCAGGAATATTATCACTCAACTTGGACTTTTATTGCTGTGAAAAATTCTTACTGGAGAGTTTGGTTGATGTTGTGGCAGGTTGCTCATTGGATTTTGTCACACAGATGGACAGTTGGAGACCTATGGAACATGCTAACTGAGTACTCGATGAATAGATCAAAAGGAGAAACTAATGTTGGGTTCCTGCAATGGGTCCTGCCATCAATGTATGATGATGCTGGGATGGACTTTTCAAATATACCTTAATCTATTGTTGATTGTCTTTGACCTTTGTCTAGGTTTCTTCTCTTTGAAGAAAATTTGTGAatcacattaaaaaaaaaagagctgtgaaaaaattattaatttcaaaACTGTACATACCATGCATAGTGTGATTTAGGGACCACAGAGTTTTATCATTCTTGCATATAAGTATAACTAGATTGCCAATTCCCTTCGTCAGATCTTGTACTTTTTAAGTATCTTTTACAAGATATTTTTAGAaaatatacattttttaattactttaattgataattgatacataactaatttttttttgtcacaagAGGAAAGAAAGATACATAACTAATTTAGCGATATTTTTTTGAACGAATAATTTAGTGATAATttgtaaatatattaatttggtTTTGCGGATTGATTAGTTAGACAATGACTCTATATTTAGAAAGGTAATATTATTGATTTTTCAAAAAGTAATTATCGTTATTATTCACTGAttgaataaattaaaataaatcaaaatattgatcacaaaattgaaaaaaattaataatgtaTTTTCCGAAATAACCATTTAAGCATATATGATAActatttaaaaagtaattagTATTAGTTTTAAAGTGGGTGTTTTCTTGATATTCAGTTACCATATAAGAGCTTCTCGTTTACGTGGGGAAGAGATCATGAGTGAGGCAACTCTTTGAGATCTAGAGTCAGATACGGCGCATAGGGGTAAAACAACGAAGTGATAAGAAGCGTTGTATTAGATAAGTGCGCTAAATCTAACAAAAAAAtcattaggtttttatttattttttattagtttatttGGTTCAAGCATGGGCTGAGTGTAGGGGTGTTCATCGGATCGGATCGGATCGATCCGATGAAACCGACaaaccgaaccgaaccaaagcaattggatcggttttttttgtcattcggttcaaaaccgatccaaatagataaaaaccaacgaagattggttcggttcacggtttgaaaaattaaaaaccaatgaaccgatgaaccgaaccgatgacatatatttatttataaaatattttaaaaaaataaatatatatgaatacttattaaaaaaaacataaacctAACCACATCCACTCACTCATATATATATCTGATATCCCAGACTCCCAGTCACGCTCACCCATAACCCTAGCAAGTCCCATACGCAGTCACGCTGGTGAGCATCCACCAGAtcggccaccaccaccatcggcCAGCTCACAGATCACCATCGCCGCCGTCACGGTTCCACCACCGCCACGCCTCCACACGACATCCGTTTTCACCACCCAGTCTTCACTTTCCTCTTCCTCTATTTCAGTTTGGTAAGTGAGTCTATCTATTTTAGTTTTCCTCTTCCAAATTTCAGTTTTCGTCTCCCTGTTGCTGTTCTATTTTGCTAGTTTTTCCTATTTCTTTTTGTTATTCTTCGTTTGTTGTTGTTTCTTTGTTACTATTTCATTGTTCTTGTTTTTTCCCTGTCCCGTTCTGGAGCTTTTGTATGTAAATGGCACAATAAAGcttgttgttattgttttttcCCTGTCCCGTTCTGGAGCTTTTGTATGTAAATGGCACACTCTATTTATAGTTTTTGGGAGAATTAGGATTCACTTTTTAGGGTGTACCTCTTCAGCATCATGAATCCATAGGACTATCATGAACCATAGAAGATGAAATAGCCCGAACACAAGCCCGAGGAGCATATTTCATCTTCTATGGTTCATGATAGTCCTATGGATTCATGATGCTGAAGAGGTACACTCTAAAAAGTGAATCCTAATTCTCCCAAAAACTATAAATAGAGTGTACCTCTTCAGCATCATGATTTATAGTTTTTGGGAGAATTAGGATTCACTTTTTAGGACTATGCATGCTTGATTCACTTGAGCATAACACATCTATGTCAATTTAGAGTATTGGATCCTTTTAAGCGGTATTTAAAAGCTCGTGCTTGGTCGAACCCGGTTCGaccatttaaaaaaaaccaCGGAAAGGATGCGTTTTAGAAGACTGACAGATTAGGTCTCCTCACGGCTTAAAATCTTGTCTCTCTCTGCTTACGTGACGTCGCAACCGCTTCATCGCCGTCGCAACTGGTTCACTTCGCCTGCACGAGCTCGCTACCTCGCCCAGTCCGCTCCGAGCCCACCGTGCCTGCAGGAGGAGAGCAACAACGACGTCTTTGTCTCTGGCCACAACGTCTCCTTCTTAGTCCTGGTGATCGTCTTTATGGTTGTTATCAGTATACTACAGGTACATGATGTCattattcttcttcttatttATCATATGGGATGTATGAAACTTCATTGTTATGGAACTTGGAATAGGAATTTGATGTTAGGAATGGACAAGAGTTATAGGTGAAGGAATTACATTATCACATTTTGAGTTCAATTGTTTCAACTTGTGATTTTTATAATATCAACTGTCACAGTTCATTCACTATAATGTCATTTGATTCATGCACTATACATACTTGATTCCACTCAGTGGAGATTGACTTTGttgttatttaaataattagtcatattaatatattatttccGAGCTTAACCTTGTCTGCTATGAAATGGCGAATTGATATTCTAGTCTAAGCTCTCTGGCAAGGATGGTGGGGTGGCTGCAATTTTGTTCAAAACCATACATTTTTTGACTTAGTTGCGTTGATATTTAAGTTCTGTTTGATAGGTGTGCCTGATCTGCTACTTACAATCTGCTGTTTTTCAGGATAATTCTTGTATGGTTTTCCAGCTTTAGCTAGTATAGTCAACCTCATTAATTACCTCATGGATGCTTTTGATGATATTCTATCCGGAGCTCCTGCTCCACGTGGTAAGTGCTACACTCAAAAGATACTGGGAAAGCTTCTTATTTTTATCATGTTCGTGTCACGTGGTTATATTTTATTCTTTTGTAGCTCGTCGAGGTAGCAAGTTTATGCCAAAGGCCAAACTGAAACAGCTTCCTCAAAAGGAAATATCTGCATCAGAACACGCGACCTCATCTAAAGATGGAGAGAACGTGCCTGTTGCTTCATCAGCCACAAGCACAAAATCAGGAGGAATTTTGAATGAATGTCATGATGCTGTTGCTTCAACTTTAAGTACATCAGCTGAAGATTCTATCAGGTCCAATCATCGACCACAGGAAGAACTTTCAAATTTGGAGGATGCCACAAAATCAGCATCTGAAGGCCTTGAGGCGGGTTTAGTCACTAACTCTATTCCTGAGACCAATCTCAATAATGGTAAGTTAGTTATGCTTTCACATTGTTTGTGTCTGTGAAGTCTCTTTGCTTCAGGTTGAACTTGTTCACGTGTCACAAGGCATAAGACTTCACTTGGATTGAAGTTAGTCTGATCCATTTGGTATTTATTATTTGGTTTAGGGGCAAAACAACCAATCCACCCTGCTAATGCtgtagaaaatgaaaatactgTGGCTGCTCAATCTACAACTAACTCATCCATCAGTAGGATGGAAGAACCACCTAAAAGTGGGGAAGGTTCAATTCCTGATAgcaacaaaaatttggaacatatTGATAATTCAGTGCCAGTTATCCCAGATGCAAACTTCAAGAGTGCTTTGGAGAATAATGCTGTAACATTTGAGAGCAATATTCATTCAAATTTGAACTCTGGAAGAGAACAAGAGGTacaattttgaattttcgttgTTTTTTTCCATGTAGTTCTACTGCTTCAGATGGATGTAATAAACTTATGGAGCAAATTTTTGTTTTCAGGCAGTGTCTGGGGAATCGGAATGGAATCCTTTCAGCGACGCCCTCCCTGATCCTGGCACTAGGAATGGTTAGTAATATCCCTGCTATCCTAAATGTGCTTCATATAACTGAAAAGGTAAACCTGTGTTTGTTTTACTGTAGCTCGTAAGTTTCAACCCAAGATTAAGCCACGACCTAGAGTAAGCATTGCACCGGCTATCGCTTCTGCATCATCTAGTGATATGATGGAAAAGTCTACTCAGTTGCATGTTTCTTGCACAAATGAAGTTCAATCTTTTCAGTTTAGTGGTGATGGCATTGGTGGGCAAAATACATTCTCTGAAGACAAAAGAAACCTGGCATCAGTTACTCCTTCCCAACCAGATTCCCTGAATGCTATGCCTTCGGAGGTTACAGCTCATGATGGAACTAGAGATTCGGCTTCTAGTTTTGGAAAACCAGCTCCTGATAATCTTACCACCCAAGATCCATTAACCTTAAATGAAGCTGCAGTCTTCGAGGAGGATGATACTCACACTAACATTAGAAGGTTGGAAACAGAGGTGAAATTTGTGtgatttcaaaaatattatagTTTCCTGTAAAATATGCCAAATAATTAATTGATCATTTTTTTGATATAAAATTGATCATGGTTATTATTTTTGTCAGGAAGTTGTGGACTTGAATACTGCCTGCTCAAATGGTGGCGTCTTTGATTATCAATCAATAGATTCTGCCACAGATCCAACTTCTGAAATTCCAGTGAATGAAGAATTGACAAATGCTGCAGATTGTCCCACGTTGGCTGATGTTTTGCATAAATATGTTACTGTAGAAAAAGAAGTATATATCGGTTATTATGATTTATcgtgtatttattttcatttttctttttatgaatcTTATTGTTGATgatttcttttatttcatttactatgTTTCTCAGGTTGCCAATGGAAGAAAGAAGGATAGTTCCCTGAGGAAGCGCAGAAGATCTACTGCTGGCGAGGAGGACAAAGGGGGTAAAACCGCAAGGCAGCTGAGAAAAAGTGCAGCTCGAGAACCTGCTAACAGCTCATTGAATAaggatgttgatgatgatggtgacaTTGACCCTCTGTATAATTATAATATAGATGAACtagaagaaaatgatgatgaagacgaACTAGATTA contains:
- the LOC130726807 gene encoding uncharacterized protein LOC130726807 isoform X3, producing MDAFDDILSGAPAPRARRGSKFMPKAKLKQLPQKEISASEHATSSKDGENVPVASSATSTKSGGILNECHDAVASTLSTSAEDSIRSNHRPQEELSNLEDATKSASEGLEAGLVTNSIPETNLNNGAKQPIHPANAVENENTVAAQSTTNSSISRMEEPPKSGEGSIPDSNKNLEHIDNSVPVIPDANFKSALENNAVTFESNIHSNLNSGREQEAVSGESEWNPFSDALPDPGTRNARKFQPKIKPRPRVSIAPAIASASSSDMMEKSTQLHVSCTNEVQSFQFSGDGIGGQNTFSEDKRNLASVTPSQPDSLNAMPSEVTAHDGTRDSASSFGKPAPDNLTTQDPLTLNEAAVFEEDDTHTNIRRLETEEVVDLNTACSNGGVFDYQSIDSATDPTSEIPVNEELTNAADCPTLADVLHKYVTVEKEVANGRKKDSSLRKRRRSTAGEEDKGGKTARQLRKSAAREPANSSLNKDVDDDGDIDPLYNYNIDELEENDDEDELDYSSKKKTTSTSSKKKSVAKNEKTSQKRKKSNDDLENTTKKSLKKFSHSTLRRKRCEYKERLAKKDPTTSKTSSTNQSGGDPFYEAGANYEEGFFGSENPNDNQDTENVTDTTALINYQSFMDKAPRGKWSKQDTELFYEAVREFGTDFSMIQQLFPDRTRHQIKLKYKKEERQHPLQLSDAVNSRSKDLSHFKKVIERLQQASDKAEQDANEDVEDLTPETNEEVATTEKDTDDVETTKQDTNVKDQEDSAAIHDPEQPDNDDDDEDYSQIWSYTSEF
- the LOC130726807 gene encoding transcription factor TFIIIB component B''-like isoform X2, with protein sequence MDAFDDILSGAPAPRARRGSKFMPKAKLKQLPQKEISASEHATSSKDGENVPVASSATSTKSGGILNECHDAVASTLSTSAEDSIRSNHRPQEELSNLEDATKSASEGLEAGLVTNSIPETNLNNGAKQPIHPANAVENENTVAAQSTTNSSISRMEEPPKSGEGSIPDSNKNLEHIDNSVPVIPDANFKSALENNAAVSGESEWNPFSDALPDPGTRNARKFQPKIKPRPRVSIAPAIASASSSDMMEKSTQLHVSCTNEVQSFQFSGDGIGGQNTFSEDKRNLASVTPSQPDSLNAMPSEVTAHDGTRDSASSFGKPAPDNLTTQDPLTLNEAAVFEEDDTHTNIRRLETEEVVDLNTACSNGGVFDYQSIDSATDPTSEIPVNEELTNAADCPTLADVLHKYVTVEKEVANGRKKDSSLRKRRRSTAGEEDKGGKTARQLRKSAAREPANSSLNKDVDDDGDIDPLYNYNIDELEENDDEDELDYSSKKKTTSTSSKKKSVAKNEKTSQKRKKSNDDLENTTKKSLKKFSHSTLRRKRCEDLLKTPEDEWDPRNMPIKDIIILAEYKERLAKKDPTTSKTSSTNQSGGDPFYEAGANYEEGFFGSENPNDNQDTENVTDTTALINYQSFMDKAPRGKWSKQDTELFYEAVREFGTDFSMIQQLFPDRTRHQIKLKYKKEERQHPLQLSDAVNSRSKDLSHFKKVIERLQQASDKAEQDANEDVEDLTPETNEEVATTEKDTDDVETTKQDTNVKDQEDSAAIHDPEQPDNDDDDEDYSQIWSYTSEF
- the LOC130726807 gene encoding transcription factor TFIIIB component B''-like isoform X1; translated protein: MDAFDDILSGAPAPRARRGSKFMPKAKLKQLPQKEISASEHATSSKDGENVPVASSATSTKSGGILNECHDAVASTLSTSAEDSIRSNHRPQEELSNLEDATKSASEGLEAGLVTNSIPETNLNNGAKQPIHPANAVENENTVAAQSTTNSSISRMEEPPKSGEGSIPDSNKNLEHIDNSVPVIPDANFKSALENNAVTFESNIHSNLNSGREQEAVSGESEWNPFSDALPDPGTRNARKFQPKIKPRPRVSIAPAIASASSSDMMEKSTQLHVSCTNEVQSFQFSGDGIGGQNTFSEDKRNLASVTPSQPDSLNAMPSEVTAHDGTRDSASSFGKPAPDNLTTQDPLTLNEAAVFEEDDTHTNIRRLETEEVVDLNTACSNGGVFDYQSIDSATDPTSEIPVNEELTNAADCPTLADVLHKYVTVEKEVANGRKKDSSLRKRRRSTAGEEDKGGKTARQLRKSAAREPANSSLNKDVDDDGDIDPLYNYNIDELEENDDEDELDYSSKKKTTSTSSKKKSVAKNEKTSQKRKKSNDDLENTTKKSLKKFSHSTLRRKRCEDLLKTPEDEWDPRNMPIKDIIILAEYKERLAKKDPTTSKTSSTNQSGGDPFYEAGANYEEGFFGSENPNDNQDTENVTDTTALINYQSFMDKAPRGKWSKQDTELFYEAVREFGTDFSMIQQLFPDRTRHQIKLKYKKEERQHPLQLSDAVNSRSKDLSHFKKVIERLQQASDKAEQDANEDVEDLTPETNEEVATTEKDTDDVETTKQDTNVKDQEDSAAIHDPEQPDNDDDDEDYSQIWSYTSEF